A single region of the Lotus japonicus ecotype B-129 chromosome 4, LjGifu_v1.2 genome encodes:
- the LOC130711700 gene encoding endochitinase-like, with the protein MGNIKLSTLVLCLLSLLLGTIAEQCGTQAGGAVCPNGLCCSKYGYCGNTDSYCGADCQSQCKKSGPSPTPSTPTPTPSTGGGAGVGSLISSSLFNQLLKYRNDGRCAANGFYTYDAFITAARSFNGFGTTGDDATRKKELAAFLAQTSHETTGGWPSAPDGPYAWGYCFVSERNRADYCDSKDWPCTPGKQYYGRGPIQLTHNYNYGLAGKAIQQDLISDPDLVSRDPIVSFKTAIWFWMTRQANKPSCHDVITGKWTPTSADSSAGRVPGYGVITNIINGGVECENRQNDKVQDRIGFYKRYCQIFRVSPGDNLDCNNQRPFA; encoded by the exons ATGGGAAACATAAAATTGTCCACTTTGGTGCTATGCTTGTTATCTCTGTTGCTTGGTACCATAGCAGAGCAATGTGGTACTCAAGCAGGTGGAGCTGTGTGCCCAAACGGGTTATGCTGCAGCAAATACGGGTACTGCGGTAACACAGATTCTTACTGTGGAGCTGATTGCCAAAGCCAGTGCAAAAAATCTGGTCCAAGTCCAACACCTTCAACCCCAACTCCAACGCCTAGTACTGGAGGAGGAGCTGGTGTTGGCAGCCTCATTAGTTCCTCTCTTTTTAACCAATTGCTTAAATACCGAAATGATGGAAGGTGCGCCGCGAATGGATTCTACACATATGATGCTTTCATTACTGCTGCTCGCTCTTTCAATGGCTTTGGCACCACCGGTGATGACGCAACCCGCAAGAAGGAGCTTGCTGCTTTCTTGGCTCAAACTTCTCATGAAACCACAG GAGGGTGGCCATCTGCTCCAGATGGTCCATACGCGTGGGGATACTGCTTTGTTAGTGAACGCAATCGGGCAGATTATTGCGACTCCAAAGATTGGCCATGTACTCCTGGTAAACAGTACTATGGCAGAGGACCAATTCAACTCACTCA CAACTACAATTATGGTCTAGCGGGTAAAGCCATTCAACAAGATTTGATAAGCGATCCGGATCTAGTATCTAGGGATCCAATCGTTTCATTCAAGACAGCCATATGGTTTTGGATGACCCGTCAGGCAAACAAGCCATCATGCCACGATGTGATCACTGGAAAATGGACGCCAACTAGTGCTGATAGTTCAGCAGGGCGGGTCCCCGGGTATGGTGTGATCACCAACATAATCAACGGCGGAGTTGAATGCGAGAACAGGCAAAATGATAAGGTTCAAGATCGGATCGGTTTCTACAAAAGGTATTGTCAGATATTCAGAGTCAGCCCCGGAGACAACTTGGATTGCAACAACCAAAGGCCATTTGCTTGA